In Gigantopelta aegis isolate Gae_Host chromosome 14, Gae_host_genome, whole genome shotgun sequence, the following proteins share a genomic window:
- the LOC121389097 gene encoding U3 small nucleolar RNA-associated protein 25-like: MLQSVFGCERTSYKLRHTNNGWHGSVRSARRLRHSELFSKDEKDALFPHWLKKSGCLKQMKSLVIVLGLLISCTLSYRITIECDEDGLGLIGGDGTGMSGLLSLLAGKKGAGLGLGGGMAGDGLSLGGGGDGLGLGGNDGFGPGIEGDMSDAADLYDVLGSSHDDEGLGLPKDADLLGLVGGDDNDEDDDDVDDLSASLRELAKALQENKQTAEAEALNNAADVIDKLSEQLNKEVEGELKKGESELEKEAEKAAQEEDEEDKMLETELTNEVDKETQEEANEQKEENKVLEQLDSTSPLP, translated from the exons ATGTTACAGAGTGTGTTTGGGTGTGAACGTACCTCATACAAGTTGAGACACACCAACAATGGCTGGCATGGGAGTGTTCGTAGTGCCAGACGCTTGAGACATTCCGAGCTCTTCTCCAAGGATGAGAAGGACGCCCTCTTCCCACATTGGTTGAAGAAAA GTGGTTGCTTAAAACAG ATGAAATCTCTGGTGATCGTTTTGGGTCTTCTCATCTCGTGCACCCTCAGTTACAGAATCACTATAGAATGTGACG AAGATGGTCTTGGACTTATAGGCGGAGACGGGACAGGGATGTCAGGCTTACTTTCTCTTCTAGCTGGCAAAAAGGGTGCAGGTCTTGGACTTGGTGGTGGTATGGCAGGTGATGGTCTGAGCctggggggtggtggtgatggacTGGGGCTGGGAGGTAATGACGGTTTTGGCCCTGGTATTGAAGGTGATATGTCTGATGCCGCCGACCTCTACGATGTCCTAGGAAGCAGCCACGATGACGAGGGACTAGGTCTGCCTAAGGACGCTGATCTTTTGGGTTTGGTCGGAGGAGACGATAATGATGAGGATGATGACGACGTGGACGATTTGTCTGCATCGCTGAGGGAACTCGCTAAAGCTCTTCAAGAAAACAAGCAGACCGCTGAGGCTGAGGCTCTCAACAATGCTGCTGACGTCATTGACAAACTGAGCGAGCAGTTGAACAAGGAGGTGGAGGGTGAGTTAAAGAAGGGGGAGAGCGAGCTGGAGAAGGAGGCTGAGAAAGCGGCACAGGAAGAAGATGAAGAGGACAAGATGTTGGAAACTGAGCTGACTAATGAGGTGGACAAGGAAACACAGGAAGAGGCCAACGAACAGAAAGAGGAGAACAAAG TCTTGGAACAACTTGATTCAACATCACCTCTTCCATGA